A region of the Vibrio rumoiensis genome:
TATAAGCAGCACACACTTCGAAGTAGAATAATTGACTTTGGACATGAATCTGAGTACAAAAACCACACACAAAATATCCTGGATGGATAAATAATTTACAAAGGAGAATGTCATGGCGGATAAGAAAGCGACCCTTCATATTGAAGGTCAGGCACCTATTGAGCTCCCTATTTTAAGCGGCACAAATGGCCCTGATGTAGTGGATGTTCGCAAATTAGGTGCAAGCGGTTATTTCACTTTTGACCCAGGTTTTCTTGCTACTGCGTCTTGCGAATCCCAAATCACTTACATTGACGGTGGCAAAGGTATTTTACTCCACCGTGGTTTCCCAATCGACCAACTTGCCAACAATGCTGATTATTTAGAAGTATGCTATATCTTGCTTTATGGCGAAGCACCGACACGCGCTGAATATGAAAAATTCAAGAAAATCGTTTCTGATCACACCATGGTTCACGAACAAATCGCTAGCTTTTTCCATGGCTTCCGTCGTGATGCACACCCAATGGCAGTGATGTGTGGCGTCGTCGGCGCTTTAGCGGCTTTCTACCATGATTCATTAGACATTAATAATGCGACACACCGTGAAATTACTGCTTTCCGCTTGTTATCTAAAATGCCGACACTTGCGTCTATGTGTTACAAATATTCAATCGGTCAACCATTCATCTACCCTCGAAATGAACTCGATTATGCAAGTAACTTCTTACACATGATGTTTGCTAACCCTTGTGAAGAGTACAATGTGAATCCAGTAGTCGCTCGTGCGATGGATAAAATCTTTACCCTGCATGCCGATCACGAACAAAATGCATCAACATCAACGGTTCGCCTAGCTGGTTCATCTGGCGCTAACCCATTTGCTTGTATTGCTGCTGGTATTGCTTCTCTTTGGGGACCTGCACATGGCGGTGCCAACGAAGCATGCTTGAAAATGCTAGAAGAGATTGGCAGTGTTGAAAATATTCCTGAATATATTGAGCGCGCGAAAGATAAAGATGACCCATTCCGCCTAATGGGCTTTGGTCACCGAGTCTACAAAAACCATGATCCGCGCGCGAAAGTAATGCGCGATTCATGTCATGAAGTACTTTCTGAGCTTAATATTCAAGACCCATTACTGGATGTGGCAATGGAATTAGAGCGTATTGCCCTTTCTGACCCATATTTTGTTGAGAAAAAGTTATACCCTAACGTTGATTTCTACTCCGGTATTATCCTCAAAGCAATTGGTATTCCGGTATCAATGTTTACGGTTATTTTCGCGCTTTCTCGTACCATTGGTTGGATTGCGCATTGGAATGAAATGCATGATGATCCAAATAATCGTATCGGTCGCCCTCGCCAACTTTATACTGGTAAATTGAGTAGAGATTTCAAACCTCTACAAGAGCGTGAATAGTATAATTTAAGAAAATAATAAATAAAAAAGCGAGCTATTAAGGCTCGCTTTCTCGTTTCTCGTTTCTCGTTTCTCGTTTCTCGTTTCTCGTTTCTCGTTTCTCGTTTCTCGAGGACGAGATTAGACTGGGTTATCAATATCAATAAACGTCACATCAAAATTGTGCTCTTGTGCTAACCATTCACCTAGCGCTTTCACACCATAGCGCTCAGTCGCATGATGACCCGCAGCAAAATAATGTATGCCTAATTCACGAGCAATATAAGTCGTTCGTTCAGATATTTCACCTGAAATAAACGCATCTAAACCGAATTGAGCCGCTAATTCTAAATAATCCTGCCCACCACCAGTACACCAACCAATGGTTTTAATTTCTTTACCTTGCTCATCGGGTGAAATATGCAATGGCTTACGGTTAAGTAATGTGCCTATTTTTTGACTTAACTCTTGTCCTGACAGCGGTGTTTTAAACGAACCGTACATGGCAACCGACTGCGGGTGCCCTTCTAAACCACCTTGGGTTTGAATACCAAGTAATTGAGCAAGCTGTGCGTTATTCCCCAATTGTGGGTGAATATCGAGCGGTAAATGATAGGCATATAAATTGATATCATTTTGGATCAGTGTTCGAATTCGCTTCCCCTTCATCCCAATAATAGACTGAGGTTCGCCTTTCCAAAAATAACCATGATGCACCAGAATAGCATCGGCTTTTTGCTCAATTGCCGCTTCAATTAAAGCTTGCGATGCAGTCACACCGGTTACAATTTTTTTGACGCTTTCTTTTCCTTCAACTTGTAATCCATTAGGGCAATAGTCTTTTACTAATTGAGGTGATAGAGTTTGATTGAGTAATGTCTCTAATTGTAGGTTATTCATAATCTAAACCTTTTAATGATCGCATTCTGCTATTAATGCCATGTTATAACAGTCAATCATCAATGACTTCAAGCTCAACAAGACAAGGATAAATCTTAAGTGTCGATAAAATATGCTATTCCTCTGCAGGAGCAACAGAGTCTATTTGTAAAAATCAGCGACTGGATGTCACATCACTCGCCGCTATTACAACCTAATCAAGCTGAATTCGCTGACAATCCATTCAGCCAACATTTATCACCTCAACCGCTACCCTATTCAGGAAACTCTCGTCTTGGTTTTTGGTATCAGCACTTGTGCCACCAGTATTTTGCCTCTCATCCTGACTATCAAATTGTGGCAGAAGAAATTCAGCTTAACCATCAAGGAAAAACTATTGGTGCTTTAGATTTTGTTCTCAAGAATACCGTAACGGAGATTGCAGAACATTGGGAGGTAGCGATTAAGTTTTATCTTTTATTTGATGGTTTATGGTATGGCCCAAATAGCCGCGACCGATTAGATTTAAAACTCTCACACATGTTGAACCACCAGCTCACCATGTCTCAACACCCATGCTTTCAACAACAATACCCAGACCTAGGTGATATTAAGCCTAAATTACTAATGCAAGGACGTTTGTATATTAACCCTTTTCGAGATGAACCCACACCAACCAGCTGTCTCGGCTATCCCATCGAACAGTCTCAAGACTATGGCTACTGGTGCTACGCTGATGACTTAAGCAATATCAATGAACCATTGTATATATTAAAAAAAGGCCAATGGTTAACAGGAAAAGAAACGAATTCGCCACAATTAAAGCAAATAGGACAAGAATTTGTACATTGTCAGAGCCAATCTGGTGACTTTTGGTTTGTATTACCAAATGAATGGCCACATGCTCGGGCTTAAAATATAAAAAAGCGAGACCATTACAGCCCCGCTACTTTTTCAGCATTGGATTATGCCGACCACTATCTAGTACGATTGAACTTATAAACCCGCATTAGCAAATACTTGATTCACAATTTCTTGGGCTTCTTGTTCAATTCGCTTTAAATGGTCTTTACCTTTGAAACTTTCACAGTAAATTTTATAAATATCTTCGGTCCCCGATGGGCGAGCAGCAAACCAACCATTCTCAGTCGTTACCTTAAGACCACCAATCGCAGCGCCATTACCTTGAGCATGTGTTAAACGCGCAGTGATCTTCTCACCAGCCAGTTCATCGGCACTCACCATTTCAGCTGACATACTTTTCAGAACATTTTTCTGCTCAGTATTCGCTACCGCTTGAATTCGGTTGTATTCTGACGCACCATGTTTAGCGGCTAATTTATCGTAATATTGCTGTGGGTTCATTCCCGTGACTGCGGTAATTTCAGCCGCTAGCAGGCATAAAATAATACCATCTTTGTCGGTCGACCAAGGCGTACCATCTTTACGTAAGAACGATGCTCCAGCACTTTCTTCACCACCAAAACCAAAGCGGCCTTCATATAGACCATCAACAAACCACTTAAAGCCAACAGGTACTTCACATAGATCGCGACCCAGATCGGCAACTACACGATCAATGATCGCGCTTGATACGAGTGTTTTCCCCACTTGAACATCTGATTTCCACTCAGTACGATGGCGGAATAAATAATCGATACAAACCGCTAAATAGTGATTAGGGTTCATTAAGCCTTGCGGGGTAACAATACCATGACGGTCATAGTCTGGGTCATTACCAAAGGCTAAATCATAATCATCTTTTAATGCTAACAGGCTCGCCATCGCATAAGGGGATGAACAATCCATGCGAACGACACCATCTTTATCTAACGTCATAAACTGAAAAGATGGATCCACGGTTTCATTTACTAACGTCATATCGAGTTGATAAGTTTTGGCAATACGTCGCCAATATTCAATACCTGCACCGCCTAATGGATCGATACCAATTTTAATATTTGCTTTTTGAATAGCAGCAATATCAATCACGTTCACTAGATCGTCAACGTAAGGCTGTACAAGATCAACCGCCTTTACTTTATCTAACGAATTAGCACAACGTTTTACCCCTTGCAGCCTAGCCGCAATATATTGATTCGCTTTATCTTCAATTCGTTGAGTAATTTCCGCTTCCGCTGGACCACCATGGCTTGGGTTATATTTGATACCGCCATCTTGCGGTGGGTTATGTGATGGCGTGATCACAATGCCATCTGATTTATCTTGATGTGCAAGATTATAAGTTAAAATCGCATGAGAAATGCCCGGCGTAGGAGTAAAGCCGTTATCTTGCTGAACAATCACTTCAATACCATTAGCAACCAATACTTCGACGACTGAACGACAAGCGGGCTCTGATAACGCATGAGTATCTTTACCGACAAACATGGGTCCTTGTAATCCGGCAGCCATACGTTCATCAGCAACGGCTTGAGCTATCGCTAAGATATGAACCTGGTTAAATGTCGCCTTAGTTGAACAACCGCGGTGGCCTGACGTGCCAAATAAAACCTTGTGATTAACATTTTCCGCATCTGGTTCAATAAAGAAATAATCGCTCACGAGAGCGGGAATATTAACTAAATCTTCAGGTAACGTTTTGGTACCTGCTCTAGGGTGAAGAGACATTCAATAATCCTTTTTTACAATTATAAAATTGAAAAAGCCTCATAATACGTGATGATTCAAATATTATGAGGCTCTTATTAAATCGTTGTAATTAACGTTAGATGGCGTTACATACTTTATCAATCAAGTC
Encoded here:
- a CDS encoding citrate synthase — protein: MADKKATLHIEGQAPIELPILSGTNGPDVVDVRKLGASGYFTFDPGFLATASCESQITYIDGGKGILLHRGFPIDQLANNADYLEVCYILLYGEAPTRAEYEKFKKIVSDHTMVHEQIASFFHGFRRDAHPMAVMCGVVGALAAFYHDSLDINNATHREITAFRLLSKMPTLASMCYKYSIGQPFIYPRNELDYASNFLHMMFANPCEEYNVNPVVARAMDKIFTLHADHEQNASTSTVRLAGSSGANPFACIAAGIASLWGPAHGGANEACLKMLEEIGSVENIPEYIERAKDKDDPFRLMGFGHRVYKNHDPRAKVMRDSCHEVLSELNIQDPLLDVAMELERIALSDPYFVEKKLYPNVDFYSGIILKAIGIPVSMFTVIFALSRTIGWIAHWNEMHDDPNNRIGRPRQLYTGKLSRDFKPLQERE
- a CDS encoding Nif3-like dinuclear metal center hexameric protein, giving the protein MNNLQLETLLNQTLSPQLVKDYCPNGLQVEGKESVKKIVTGVTASQALIEAAIEQKADAILVHHGYFWKGEPQSIIGMKGKRIRTLIQNDINLYAYHLPLDIHPQLGNNAQLAQLLGIQTQGGLEGHPQSVAMYGSFKTPLSGQELSQKIGTLLNRKPLHISPDEQGKEIKTIGWCTGGGQDYLELAAQFGLDAFISGEISERTTYIARELGIHYFAAGHHATERYGVKALGEWLAQEHNFDVTFIDIDNPV
- a CDS encoding DUF1853 family protein yields the protein MSHHSPLLQPNQAEFADNPFSQHLSPQPLPYSGNSRLGFWYQHLCHQYFASHPDYQIVAEEIQLNHQGKTIGALDFVLKNTVTEIAEHWEVAIKFYLLFDGLWYGPNSRDRLDLKLSHMLNHQLTMSQHPCFQQQYPDLGDIKPKLLMQGRLYINPFRDEPTPTSCLGYPIEQSQDYGYWCYADDLSNINEPLYILKKGQWLTGKETNSPQLKQIGQEFVHCQSQSGDFWFVLPNEWPHARA
- the pgm gene encoding phosphoglucomutase (alpha-D-glucose-1,6-bisphosphate-dependent) — protein: MSLHPRAGTKTLPEDLVNIPALVSDYFFIEPDAENVNHKVLFGTSGHRGCSTKATFNQVHILAIAQAVADERMAAGLQGPMFVGKDTHALSEPACRSVVEVLVANGIEVIVQQDNGFTPTPGISHAILTYNLAHQDKSDGIVITPSHNPPQDGGIKYNPSHGGPAEAEITQRIEDKANQYIAARLQGVKRCANSLDKVKAVDLVQPYVDDLVNVIDIAAIQKANIKIGIDPLGGAGIEYWRRIAKTYQLDMTLVNETVDPSFQFMTLDKDGVVRMDCSSPYAMASLLALKDDYDLAFGNDPDYDRHGIVTPQGLMNPNHYLAVCIDYLFRHRTEWKSDVQVGKTLVSSAIIDRVVADLGRDLCEVPVGFKWFVDGLYEGRFGFGGEESAGASFLRKDGTPWSTDKDGIILCLLAAEITAVTGMNPQQYYDKLAAKHGASEYNRIQAVANTEQKNVLKSMSAEMVSADELAGEKITARLTHAQGNGAAIGGLKVTTENGWFAARPSGTEDIYKIYCESFKGKDHLKRIEQEAQEIVNQVFANAGL